From a single Erpetoichthys calabaricus chromosome 1, fErpCal1.3, whole genome shotgun sequence genomic region:
- the LOC127528776 gene encoding uncharacterized protein LOC127528776, protein MNNLRQKLRFAGCAEVQVNAYKRGFGSPRGCLKKPRKSEVNFLPNHPGSQKDEDLETERQQLEDEVKKKNMNLDLINTKMDLTFSLRRKEIVMDEPLVSVVQQRWPGLFIEQQTMDVTTHKRATVLQGLPLYLREYKKLSTTCHDTDSLQIYTNEMKIGILEVVRHHETHPGAAAMNVAVVIEGQVVIEELADFTTAFVILVGLLYALNIQYPKELKYTFETVQKVFLNIGDSYSHRVLSLKNMLYKC, encoded by the exons ATGAACAACCTTCGGCAAAAACTTCGGTTTGCTGGCTGTGCAGAAGTGCAGGTAAATGCTTACAAAAGAGGATTTGGTTCTCCCAGAGGTTGCCTTAAGAAACCTCGTAAATCTGAGGTAAATTTCTTGCCAAATCACCCTGGTAGTCAAAAAGATGAAGATCTTGAAACAGAGAGGCAGCAGCTTGAGGatgaagtgaagaagaaaaatatgaacCTGGACCTAATCAACACCAAAATGGACCTCACTTTTTCCCTGAGAAGAAAGGAGATTGTCATGGATGAACCGCTGGTCTCTGTAGTCCAACAGAGATGGCCAGGCCTTTTCATAGAGCAACAG ACTATGGATGTTACCACACACAAGAGGGCAACGGTTCTACAAGGACTACCTCTGTACTTAAGAGAATACAAGAAGTTATCAACAACATGTCAT GATACAGACTCCcttcaaatatatacaaatgaaatgaagatagGAATATTAGAGGTTGTGAGGCACCATGAGACCCATCCTGGAGCTGCGGCAATGAATGTGGCTGTGGTAATAGAAGGTCAAGTAGTAATTGAAGAGCTTGCCGACTTCACAACTGCATTTGTCATACTTGTTGGTCTTCTGTATGCTCTAAACATTCAGTACCCAAAAGAACTTAAATACACTTTTGAAACAGTGCAGAAGGTGTTTCTAAATATTGGAGACTCATACTCACATAGAGTACTGTCACTcaaaaatatgctgtataaatgttAG